A genomic segment from Rubrobacter tropicus encodes:
- a CDS encoding phosphatase PAP2 family protein: protein MSGRGHGIFLAWAAAFAALSAAAGAGHLEGVDSGLLRLAQSRSSASLDDAGSVLSVPGRAEVSVAALIVLAGGLYLRGRGRLGRRLLVALVVTTVVELLLKFVLPQAPVPQDVGRVPDPSLVDFVTPYPYPSGHVLRAVLLLGAVYLLWPNPLVRLGLVVILAGSALARVYLGTHWPSDVLGGALLGAAGLAWAFGGTDRAKTGG, encoded by the coding sequence GTGAGCGGTAGAGGACACGGTATCTTTCTGGCGTGGGCCGCCGCTTTTGCGGCGCTCTCGGCCGCGGCCGGCGCCGGGCATTTGGAGGGCGTGGACTCCGGCCTTCTCAGGCTCGCCCAGTCGCGTTCGTCTGCGTCTCTGGATGATGCGGGGAGCGTTTTGTCCGTGCCGGGGAGGGCCGAGGTCTCCGTTGCGGCGCTGATTGTCCTGGCCGGTGGGCTCTACCTGCGTGGCCGAGGTCGTTTGGGACGGCGGCTCCTGGTAGCGTTAGTCGTGACCACGGTCGTGGAACTACTCCTTAAGTTCGTGCTGCCGCAGGCCCCCGTGCCGCAAGACGTCGGGCGCGTGCCGGACCCGTCGCTCGTCGATTTCGTCACTCCGTATCCCTATCCGAGCGGCCACGTGTTGCGGGCGGTTCTCCTTCTCGGTGCGGTCTACCTCCTCTGGCCCAACCCGCTCGTTCGGCTCGGCCTGGTGGTGATCCTCGCGGGCTCCGCCCTCGCCCGCGTCTACCTCGGGACCCACTGGCCCTCCGACGTCCTCGGGGGCGCCTTGCTCGGGGCCGCGGGCCTGGCCTGGGCTTTCGGGGGTACGGATCGGGCCAAAACCGGCGGGTAG